One stretch of Chryseobacterium indologenes DNA includes these proteins:
- a CDS encoding GlsB/YeaQ/YmgE family stress response membrane protein — translation MGIITWILFGLIAGAIAKMIMPGTQGGGWLITIILGIVGAFVGGAIGVYVLHWGDVTSFWNPRSWILAIGGALIILWIYGMATKKS, via the coding sequence ATGGGAATTATAACATGGATCTTATTCGGTCTTATTGCAGGTGCAATCGCTAAAATGATTATGCCGGGAACTCAAGGAGGAGGTTGGCTCATTACTATCATCCTGGGAATTGTGGGAGCATTTGTAGGAGGAGCTATAGGAGTTTACGTTCTACATTGGGGAGATGTTACCTCATTCTGGAATCCAAGAAGCTGGATTCTTGCCATCGGAGGCGCTTTAATTATCCTCTGGATTTATGGAATGGCCACGAAGAAAAGCTGA